In Quercus lobata isolate SW786 chromosome 12, ValleyOak3.0 Primary Assembly, whole genome shotgun sequence, a genomic segment contains:
- the LOC115972482 gene encoding uncharacterized protein LOC115972482, translating into MGEFSIQISSDLLNRLSDDTKKLKKTKKSKAKVPREPRQPSAKVNQKQISDESETFMGAATIGWPLQPPLFVPVNTPAQSAHTELDAIRSVLQDGERVLDRLQKEEENMAQEVTQRAKDLRDKEFKLPYQKPMPCLAENNAWLECYNKHAKDILKCSPLVKSFEDCIRQAR; encoded by the coding sequence ATGGGTGAGTTTTCAATTCAGATTAGCAGCGACCTTCTTAATCGGCTTTCTGATGACACCAAAAAGttgaagaaaactaaaaaatctaAAGCCAAGGTACCACGAGAGCCTAGACAGCCCTCAGCTAAGGTaaatcagaagcagatttctgatgAATCTGAAACATTTATGGGGGCTGCTACTATAGGATGGCCACTGCAGCCTCCTTTATTTGTACCTGTAAATACCCCTGCACAATCTGCCCACACAGAGTTGGATGCTATTCGATCTGTCCTTCAAGATGGTGAGAGGGTTCTGGACAGGTTACAGAAGGAGGAGGAAAATATGGCACAGGAAGTAACACAAAGAGCAAAGGATCTCCGAGATAAGGAGTTCAAGCTTCCATACCAGAAGCCTATGCCTTGCTTGGCTGAGAATAATGCTTGGTTGGAATGCTACAATAAACATGCAAAAGACATCCTGAAATGTTCTCCTCTAGTTAAAAGCTTCGAAGATTGTATTCGCCAAGCTAGGTAG